One genomic segment of Streptomyces sp. RKND-216 includes these proteins:
- a CDS encoding cobalamin biosynthesis protein: MPRPRAYAYGVTLGFLADLALGDPRRGHPVAAFGRAVIRAERALWRDHRGAGALCAAVCAGGVAAAAAGLSTAAGRARSPLPSVVLAAVAGWTVLGGTSLIREARATGAALAAGDVPEARRRLPHLCGRDPEALDADGVARAVVESVAENTSDAVVGALVWGAVAGVPGLVAFRAVNTLDAMLGHRSPRLLRFGWASARLDDLAGWPGARLTATLAALAGSDPNGALRAWRADAARHPSPNAGPVEAAFAGALGVRLGGTLAYAGRVEHRPVLNAGGRQVRTEDVERAVRLSRRVGVLALVTTTAVRVVATRKGRRR; the protein is encoded by the coding sequence GGCGACCCCCGGCGCGGACACCCCGTGGCGGCCTTCGGCCGCGCGGTGATCCGGGCCGAACGCGCCCTGTGGCGTGACCACCGCGGCGCCGGGGCGTTGTGCGCCGCGGTGTGCGCCGGCGGCGTGGCGGCCGCCGCGGCGGGCCTGAGCACGGCCGCCGGGAGGGCGCGTTCGCCGCTGCCCTCGGTGGTGCTGGCCGCGGTCGCAGGCTGGACGGTGCTCGGCGGGACCTCCCTGATCCGCGAGGCGCGGGCGACCGGCGCCGCACTCGCCGCGGGCGACGTTCCGGAGGCGCGGCGGCGGCTGCCGCACCTGTGCGGGCGGGACCCGGAGGCGCTGGACGCCGACGGCGTCGCGCGAGCGGTCGTCGAGTCGGTGGCGGAGAACACCTCCGACGCCGTGGTGGGCGCGCTGGTGTGGGGAGCGGTCGCCGGCGTGCCGGGCCTGGTGGCGTTCCGCGCAGTGAACACCCTGGACGCGATGCTGGGCCACCGCTCCCCCCGGCTGCTGCGTTTCGGCTGGGCGTCGGCGCGGCTGGACGACCTGGCGGGCTGGCCGGGCGCCCGGCTGACGGCCACGCTGGCCGCACTCGCCGGGTCCGACCCGAACGGCGCGCTGCGGGCCTGGCGTGCGGACGCCGCCCGTCACCCCAGCCCCAACGCGGGCCCGGTGGAAGCCGCGTTCGCCGGGGCGCTGGGCGTACGGCTGGGCGGGACGCTGGCGTACGCCGGGCGGGTCGAGCACCGTCCGGTGCTCAACGCCGGTGGCCGGCAGGTCCGTACGGAGGACGTCGAGCGCGCGGTGCGGCTCTCCCGCCGCGTCGGTGTGCTGGCGCTGGTGACGACGACGGCCGTGAGGGTCGTGGCCACGCGGAAGGGAAGGCGGCGGTGA